In Rosa chinensis cultivar Old Blush chromosome 1, RchiOBHm-V2, whole genome shotgun sequence, a genomic segment contains:
- the LOC112191741 gene encoding uncharacterized protein LOC112191741 — protein MRQHKLRMNPAKCIFGVQARDFLGFIVHQRGIEVPKDKASAVINATAPRMKKDLQRLLVAFDRNKTYLASPPVLAPPRAGFPLKLYISAAEASIGSLLAQDDEEGIEHAIFYLSRTLIDCETRTETLAGAGIVLENPAGDRFSYSFQLEFKCTNNQAEYEALIIGLEVLLELGVRNVQVRGDSLLVINQLQEKYRCASYLLVPYLNRAIELLDQFDYVGLEYIPHERNFAANQLAQLARGIILKYGVRERILKVKRRTLPLWLVWPDPPNDPIVAVLKPIDVDWRILLIQYLKQPDQTADKRTRFLALNYFLRDDELRRRREDGIDFRCVYGHEAKRLMLEAHPGVCGAHQAGPKMRWLIRRHGYYWPSILKDCIAFAKGCQDCQAHGPVQHVPNIPMQPIIKPWPTRGWALDLIGMIYPHSSLQHKFIIVATDFFTKWVEAEPLKEASGATIRQFLFRNIICRFGIPESNGQAEASNKIIITLLKRMLIENPRQWHDTLYETLWAYRTSKRNPTATTPYALMFGHDAVLPLEINVHSLRVQDQHHLIGEDYVQAMW, from the exons ATGCGACAACACAAGCTCAGGATGAATCCAGCCAAATGCATTTTTGGAGTTCaagcaagagattttctaggattcattgtccatcagagGGGCATCGAGGTCCCTAAAGACAAAGCAAGCGCGGTCATCAATGCCACCGCCCCACGAATGAAGAAGGACTTGCAGCGTTTGCTag TGGCTTTCGACAGAAACAAGACCTACCTTGCGAGTCCGCCTGTGCTTGCTCCTCCGAGGGCTGGATTTCCATTGAAGTTATATATATCAGCAGCTgaagcttccattggcagcctgctcGCCCAGGATGATGAAGAAGGCATCGAGCATGCTATTTTCTACCTCAGCAGAACACTTATAGACTGTGAAACCAG AACTGAAACATTAGCAGGGGCGGGGATTGTCCTGGAAAACCCAGCgggcgatcgtttctcttattctttccaaCTGGAGTTTAAGTGTACAAACAACCAAGCTGAGTAcgaggcccttattattggcctagaagTCTTACTGGAACTAGGGGTCCGAAATGTTCAGGTCCGCGGCGATTCTTTACTTgtgataaatcagcttcaaGAAAAATACAGATGTGCGAGCTACTTGCTCGTCCCCTATTTGAATCGCGCCATTGAGTTACTGGATCAGTTTGATTACGTTGGTTTGGAGTACATCCCTCACGAGCGCAACTTCGCAGCGAATCAGCTCGCTCAGTTGGCTAGAGGCATTATATTGAAATATGGAGTTCGCGAACGCATTCTGAAAGTCAAGCGCCGCACACTGCCTTTGTGGCTCGTATGGCCTGACCCTCCTAATGATCCAATCGTCGCTGTCCTCAAGCCTATTGACGTGGATTGGCGCATTCTATTGATCCAATACCTCAAACAGCCAGACCAAACAGCTGACAAAAGGACTCGTTTTCTAgccttaaattacttcctcagggACGATGAGCTGCGACGACGCAGGGAGGATGGCATAGATTTTCGCTGCGTGTATGGACACGAAGCAAAACGACTAATGCTTGAAGCACATCCAGGGGTTTGCGGCGCCCATCAAGCGGGGCCTAAGATGCGATGGCTCATCAgaagacatgggtattattggccTAGCATCTTGAAGGACTGTATCGCTTTTGCTAAAGGATGCCAAGACTGTCAGGCACACGGTCCGgtccagcatgttcctaacattcccatgcaacctatcaTTAAGCCTTGGCCTACGCGAGGCTGGGCATTGGATTTGATCGGGATGATTTACCCCCATTCTTCCCTCcaacataagttcatcattgtggctACTGACTTCTTTACCAAGTGGGTTGAAGCTGAACCGTTGAAGGAGGCTTCTggtgccaccattcgccagTTCCTGTTTCGTAACATtatctgcaggtttggtatccccgAG TCTAACGGTCAAGCAGAAGCCAGcaacaagattattattaccctgTTAAAGAGGATGCTGATCGAAAACCCTCGACAGTGGCACGACACTTTGTATGAGACACTCTGGGCTTATCGCACCTCCAAGAGGAATCCCACTGCTACCACACCCTATGCACTAATGTTTGGTCATGATGCAGTTTTACCCTTGGAAATCAACGTTCATTCCTTACGTGTGCAAGATCAGCACCACCTGAtaggtgaagattatgtccaggcgaTGTGGTAG